Proteins encoded within one genomic window of Pygocentrus nattereri isolate fPygNat1 chromosome 9, fPygNat1.pri, whole genome shotgun sequence:
- the LOC119263980 gene encoding zinc finger protein basonuclin-2, translated as MLFSTRDPDPGRDVGAWTHTAHTLSQESDLKRESQSVSRENVDEVIACTQPNCTCECFQPGRVNLRSCDRCKHGWVAHAVSKLSAGAVPCSGQVEIAQCSVVFDISTLLLYGTQALPVRMKILLDRLFSVLTHTQVITILHTLGWTLRDYIRGYILQDSMGKVLDRWVVMTPEDEVVTLQQFLRFGETKSIVELMAVQQQQDRLATVSRIPKTDSDIRLFIESSSHHRSLQTDTARGETPPSLHHFENLPGGNLAFLLPFQYSSPSASPLIPSSTLLQEASAVVYRAKQSHGTDGSDSVAPFRGSKLPITGASTADEKMQLESETDHSVSGLVKPSNKAQHISDGDQQVVLVKEDTSGTCSSSSSSSSSMRDRGLGMMVRKGRVSCSACGKTFYDKGTLKIHYNAVHLKIKHRCTIEGCNMVFSSLRSRNRHSANPNPRLHTAALRNTNSPQHQQPSAQPCATVLPSRVKPPLDVSPLGVPVLPSSILETTRAPLTFPSIKAVQPVLPFYSTVLSSRSSPVSSSSVVTKTNNGTSMIDQPLKPHTTMFDDHNTPRQEGGATIQLTANQNSPNSMNDTVPKKKSRKSSMPVKIKREMVNEQELHKYKDDDDNDDNDNDEQDTGEGSDINMYLVNGVMTSQQSSIQPSSRLNGNEHHTFIDHSGCCSRRPSHEGEDHEIYLSINKSQHISHDLLKMPRTSFSCCNLSMEEGSEKHEGVMKKRMRRKGSEGEAKWRERIQSGGEERLLEVKEEVYDPSYDLHCSRHCDFNMWTNNGVVGMTPADAYGLQKDFNTYSDQEEENGEPDEEQEGAGKC; from the exons atgCTGTTCAGCACTAGAGACCCGGACCCCGGACGGGACGTGGGCGCATGGACACACACCGCCCACACACTCAGTCAGGAG TCTGACCTGAAGCGCGAATCGCAGAGCGTGTCCAGAGAGAACGTGGACGAG gTGATTGCCTGTACGCAGCCTAACTGCACCTGTGAGTGCTTCCAGCCTGGCAGAGTCAACCTCAGGTCATGTGACCGCTGCAAGCACGGGTGGGTGGCCCACG cggTGAGTAAGCTGAGTGCGGGTGCGGTGCCGTGCTCAGGGCAGGTGGAGATAGCTCAGTGCTCGGTGGTGTTTGATATCAGCACTCTGCTGCTGTACGGCACTCAGGCCCTGCCCGTACGCATGAAGATCCTGCTGGACCGCCTCTTCAGCGTCCTCACGCACACACAGGTCATCACCATCCTGCACACGCTTGGCTGGACGCTGCGCGACTACATCAGGGGATACATACTGCAg GACTCCATGGGGAAGGTTCTCGATCGCTGGGTGGTGATGACCCCTGAGGACGAGGTTGTGACCCTGCAGCAGTTCTTGAGATTTGGTGAGACTAAATCCATTGTAGAGCTCATGGCTGTCCAGCAACAGCAGGACCGCCTGGCGACAGTCTCCAGAATACCTAAGACTGACTCGGACATCCGGCTGTTCATCGAGAGCAGCAGCCACCACCGCAGCCTCCAGACCGACACAGCTAGAGGTGAAACACCACCCAGCCTGCACCACTTTGAAAACCTCCCGGGAGGTAACCTGGCTTTTCTTCTGCCTTTTCAGTACAGCAGTCCGTCTGCGTCTCCACTAATCCCTTCATCCACACTTCTCCAGGAGGCCTCTGCTGTAGTCTACAGAGCCAAACAGAGCCATGGAACAGACGGCAGCGACTCAGTGGCTCCTTTTAGAGGCAGTAAACTGCCCATTACAGGTGCTAGCACTGCAGATGAGAAGATGCAGCTTGAGAGTGAAACTGACCACAGTGTTTCAGGGCTAGTaaagccttcaaataaagcGCAGCACATTAGCGATGGAGACCAACAGGTGGTGTTAGTGAAAGAAGATACTTCGGGCACctgctcttcttcttcctcatcttcctcaAGCATGAGGGATCGTGGTCTTGGAATGATGGTGCGCAAAGGCCGCGTGAGCTGCAGCGCTTGTGGAAAAACCTTTTACGACAAGGGAACCCTGAAGATCCACTACAACGCTGTCCACCTGAAGATTAAACACCGCTGCACCATTGAGGGCTGCAACATGGTGTTCAGCTCACTGCGCAGCCGCAACAGGCACAGCGCTAACCCCAACCCTCGGCTACACACTGCAGCGCTGCGCAACACAAACTCCCCCCAGCACCAGCAGCCTTCAGCCCAGCCCTGCGCCACAGTTCTGCCAAGCAGAGTCAAACCTCCTCTGGACGTGTCTCCTCTGGGTGTCCCTGTGCTGCCTTCATCCATCCTGGAGACCACACGTGCTCCACTCACGTTCCCCTCCATAAAGGCAGTCCAACCAGTGCTACCTTTCTACAGCACTGTGCTGTCGTCTAGGAGCTCACCTGTATCAAGTAGTTCTGTTGTTACCAAGACCAACAACGGCACATCAATGATTGATCAACCTCTGAAACCGCATACAACCATGTTTGATGATCATAATACACCGAGGCAGGAGGGTGGAGCTACAATTCAGcttacagccaatcagaacagtccAAATAGCATGAACGACACAGTGCCCAAGAAGAAATCGCGCAAGTCCAGCATGCCGGTGAAGATTAAAAGGGAGATGGTGAATGAACAGGAACTCCACAAATACAAGGACGACGACGATAACGATGATAATGACAATGATGAACAAGACACGGGTGAAGGGAGTGATATAAACATGTATCTCGTAAATGGCGTAATGACCAGTCAACAGTCCTCAATACAACCTTCCAGTAGACTCAATGGCAACGAACATCACACCTTCATTGACCACAGTGGCTGCTGCAGTAGAAGGCCAAGCCATGAAGGAGAAGACCATGAGATTTATTTGAGTATAAATAAGAGCCAACACATCAGCCATGATCTTCTCAAAATGCCCAGAACCTCATTCAGCTGCTGCAACCTTAGCATGGAGGAGGGCTCAGAGAAGCATGAGGGAGTGATGAAGAAGAGGATGAGGAGAAAGGGATCAGAAGGGGAGGctaagtggagagagagaatacaaagTGGAGGAGAAGAGCGTCTCTTAGAGGTTAAGGAGGAGGTGTATGACCCCAGCTACGACCTTCATTGCAGCAGGCACTGTGACTTTAACATGTGGACCAATAATGGTGTTGTTGGCATGACGCCAGCAGATGCATATGGCCTACAAAAGGACTTTAACACCTACTCTGATCAAGAGGAGGAGAACGGCGAGCCAGATGAAGAGCAGGAAGGAGCAGGAAAGTGTTGA
- the psip1b gene encoding lens epithelium-derived growth factor, which translates to MKTKASKHDFSPGDIVFAKMKGYPFWPARIAEGKAPRDKIPIFFYGTHQTTTLIPKDIAHYWPNKDKYGKDIRRGGFDKAMWEIENDPGVGLKGQKKAALVKKLQESRPAPKKPKPTEETKTPKKSDVTSPKASTPAPPKPPTPSKKDTPVRRSASPKKKVPSDASARRRPPAGAAVEAKTVKTSRKANVSAARSSKKVSTAKKVILAKKAILARKVSAAKRSTTKDRILSDAKKVKAGRNKTLGNKLKVKLPLFTAKKSVKVLKPRDFAADRPVDEAPTKAASQRRKLDEASDLKENVPAPRVASLDPAASKKTQEEKTGGTRKRRGEKREADEGGRTEVLVSKPQAREKSTSSQVEKNEGNKRGREERGEGGEGKRLRSIPERSAREKRKREAEEKEKDGQKEEEEEKKREADEKKEVEKRMLEEERKSKARKKAEDEKKREAEEKEKKAMEKMALEEERRKKEQQKKEEEKKREAEEQEKKAVQRKKIQEEEQKKKELQKKEKVQKAKEQVDEVKEAEDQRPKRKAAKGTEKEEEQRKKRREETTVQKKKEEADRLEGKGQKRKEQEKEERERKKEEEATLKEKRPARKGEKEKEREEPAGEREAEDQRKEQRSKVLAERRLSVLKSLQGLVTSTRGKREMQKNDKSPDETTDKSTVKSRTGNEESKPATPKRPERIRSAKDDSRAPVKAGEEGTGETSGKTAAERSEETPREASRTAELSKKKSEEDRVDIRRDPALSVTDSLLYRLHGDIRISMTLDNPDVSKCLLALDELSTVSVSSRHIQNHSELIDTLRKMRWFRGSEAIMFKASMLYYRFKNIYLIGDSEETLSQEYINTLQEDKEREERERAEEETSSPAPQPPAGSAAEGADAETLSTRAQRSKLIQHSSEIQSRHFLNL; encoded by the exons ATGAAGACTAAAGCCTCCAAGCACGACTTCAGTCCCGGAGACATCGTGTTCGCGAAGATGAAGGGATACCCGTTCTGGCCCGCCCGG ATCGCGGAGGGAAAAGCTCCGAGAGACAAGATCCCCATCTTCTTCTATGGGACGCACCAGAC AACGACGTTGATCCCCAAAGACATCGCCCACTACTGGCCCAACAAGGACAAGTACGGCAAAGACATCAGGCGAGGGGGCTTCGATAAGGCCATGTGGGAGATCGAGAACGACCCAGGGGTCGGCctcaaaggtcaaaag aaAGCGGCTCTGGTGAAGAAGCTCCAGGAGAGCCGGCCGGCGCCGAAAAAACCAAAACCGACAGAAGAAACCAAAACGCCAAAGAAGAGCGACGTGACGTCTCCAAAAGCCTCCACACCAGCTCCACCTAAACCCCCCACGCCCAGTAAGAAAGACACGCCGGTGAGAAGGAGCGCATCTCCCAAGAAGAAGGTGCCGTCTGACGCTTCGGCCAGGAGAAGACCGCCTGCGGGAGCCGCCGTCGAAGCTAAAACTGTTAAAACCTCCAGAAAAGCGAACGTTTCTGCAGCTCGTTCGTCCAAGAAGGTGAGCACTGCCAAAAAAGTTATCCTGGCCAAGAAGGCCATCCTCGCGAGGAAGGTCAGCGCGGCCAAGAGGAGCACTACCAAGGACAGGATCCTTTCGGATGCAAAGAAGGTGAAAGCTGGAAGAAACAAGACTCTGGGAAATAAGCTGAAAGTGAAACTTCCGCTTTTTACAGCGAAGAAGTCCGTAAAA gTTCTGAAGCCCAGAGACTTTGCTGCAGACCGACCGGTTGATGAGGCTCCGACGAAAGCAGCCAGTCAGAGACGGAAGTTGGACGAAGCATCGGATCTGAAGGAAAACGTTCCAGCTCCCAGGGTTGCTTCTTTGGACCCAGCAG CCTCGAAGAAAACTCAAGAAGAGAAGACTGGAGGAAcgaggaagagaagaggagaaaagagagaggcagatgaaGGAGGACGGACGGAAGTGCTTGTGTCCAAACCACAAGCGAGGGAAAAATCTACCTCTTCACAAGTAGAAAAGAATGAGGGAAATAAGAggggaagagaagaaagaggagaaggaggTGAGGGCAAGCGGCTGAGGAGCATCCCAGAGAGAAGTGcgagggagaagagaaagagggaagcagaggaaaaggaaaaagatggacagaaggaagaagaggaggagaaaaagagggaagcagatgaaaagaaagaggTAGAGAAGAGGATGCTGGAGGAGGAGCGGAAAAGCAAAGCGCGAAAGAAGGCGGAAGACGAGAAGAAGAGGGAAGcggaggaaaaggaaaagaaggcGATGGAGAAGATGGCGCTGGAGGAGGAgcggagaaagaaagagcagcagaagaaagaagaggagaaaaagagggaagcAGAGGAACAAGAAAAGAAAGCGGTGCAAAGAAAGAAGATACAGGAGGAggagcagaaaaagaaagagctacagaagaaagaaaaggtgcAGAAAGCTAAGGAACAGGTGGATGAAGTGAAGGAGGCAGAAGACCAGAGGCCGAAGAGGAAAGCAGCGAAGGGGACGGAGAAAGAAGAGgaacagaggaagaagaggagagaagaaacaaCCGTgcagaaaaagaaggaagaggCAGACAGACTGGAGGGAAAGGGACAGAAGAGGAAAGagcaggagaaagaagagagagagagaaagaaagaagaggaggcTACACTTAAGGAAAAGAGACCGGCGAGGAAAGgcgagaaagaga AGGAGAGGGAAGAGccagcgggagagagagaggcagaagacCAGAGGAAAGAGCAG aggagTAAGGTCTTGGCTGAGCGGAGGCTGAGTGTGCTGAAATCTCTGCAGGGATTGGTCACCTCCACCAGAGGAAAGCGGGAGATGCAGAAAAACGACAAAAGTCCGGATGAAACCACGGATAAATCCACGGTGAAGAGCAGGACGGGGAACGAGGAGTCCAAACCCGCCACTCCAAAACGCCCTGAGCGGATCCGCTCAGCAAAGGACGACAGCAGAGCGCCGGTTAAAGCGGGAGAGGAGGGCACAGGAGAGACGAGCGGGAAGACGGCCGCGGAGCGGAGCGAAGAGACGCCGAGGGAGGCGAGCAGGACGGCCGA gCTGAGCAAGAAAAAGAGTGAGGAGGACAGAGTGGACATTCGGAGAG ATCCTGCTCTGTCAGTCACTGACTCTCTGCTTTACAGACTGCACGGTGACATTAGGATCTCCATGACCCTCGATAATCCT gatgTGAGTAAGTGTTTGCTGGCGCTGGATGAGTTGAGCACAGTGTCTGTCTCCTCTCGTCACATACAGAACCACAGTGAACTCATCGACACGCTCAGAAAG ATGCGCTGGTTCCGAGGCAGTGAAGCCATCATGTTTAAGGCCTCTATGCTGTATTACCGCTTCAAAAACATCTACCTCATCGGAGACTCTGAGGAAACACTCAGTCAGGAGTACATTAACACGCTGCAGGAGGAcaaggagagggaggagagggagagagccgAGGAGGAAACCTCGTCACCTGCCCCTCAGCCTCCTGCAG GTTCTGCAGCTGAGGGGGCCGATGCCGAGACCCTGTCCACCCGAGCACAACGCAGCAAGCTGATACAGCACAG ctcagaaatccagtcgAGAcacttcctgaatctgtag